From Haliotis asinina isolate JCU_RB_2024 chromosome 8, JCU_Hal_asi_v2, whole genome shotgun sequence, a single genomic window includes:
- the LOC137293443 gene encoding tryptophanase 1-like, with product MAFMEPFRIKMVAHLADITKEERVEALHRRHYNPLQLSDQEINFDLWTDSGAAAMSHQQWAAMLQAHEGSINPDSFDKFEDTIRSITGFPYVFPVHQGRAAEHLLFSMYSKPGLAIFSNTMYSTGKTLANVLGASQKDLPCKRVRGEFFNGNIDCERLEQELSESDIAIVVLTVTSNHQAGQPVSMANIRRTSEICRRYRIPLFMDGCRFEENAYFIKIREKSYGDMSARAIALEMCSYFDGMYLSAKKDAMCSIGGCFATKLLDLREKFDEMVETFEGRRRYGGMAARDLDAVAIGLTEGIEDRYLKYRIESLSTFGDILKKAGVPIVEPVGSAIYINAARCLPHIPTEQYPAWALHCALYIEGGIRCNYLDDALKFDDSNERENPQPHHFLRICLPRRAYTLSHMLHIGEVFEKLLAKRERISGIRIVQRCIGMSKMLLEPVNASLIDIN from the coding sequence ATGGCGTTCATGGAACCTTTCCGAATCAAAATGGTGGCTCATTTAGCTGATATCACGAAAGAGGAGCGGGTTGAAGCACTGCACAGAAGACACTACAATCCTTTGCAATTAAGCGATCAGGAAATCAACTTTGACCTGTGGACGGATTCCGGTGCAGCCGCGATGAGCCACCAGCAATGGGCTGCGATGTTACAAGCGCACGAGGGCTCTATAAATCCCGACAGTTTTgacaaatttgaagacactaTCCGATCAATCACGGGTTTCCCTTACGTGTTTCCGGTGCATCAAGGACGGGCTGCTGAACACTTACTCTTCTCCATGTATTCAAAACCTGGACTCGCAATCTTCAGCAACACGATGTATAGCACAGGTAAAACTCTCGCCAACGTGTTAGGGGCTTCGCAAAAGGATCTCCCATGCAAGCGTGTCAGAGGTGAGTTCTTCAATGGCAACATCGACTGCGAGAGACTCGAACAAGAATTATCTGAGTCAGACATTGCTATTGTTGTCCTGACCGTCACCAGCAACCACCAAGCAGGACAGCCAGTATCCATGGCAAACATTAGACGTACCTCGGAGATATGCAGAAGGTACCGTATCCCTCTATTTATGGATGGCTGTCGCTTCGAGGAAAATGcttatttcattaaaattagaGAGAAATCATATGGTGATATGTCAGCTAGGGCCATAGCTCTTGAGATGTGTTCATACTTTGATGGAATGTACCTGTCAGCCAAGAAAGACGCCATGTGCAGCATAGGGGGGTGTTTTGCCACCAAATTGTTAGACCTTCGTGAAAAATTTGACGAAATGGTGGAAACATTCGAAGGCAGAAGACGCTACGGTGGTATGGCTGCCCGAGACCTGGATGCCGTAGCAATTGGCTTGACAGAAGGGATTGAAGACCGCTACCTGAAGTACAGAATTGAAAGTTTGTCCACGTTTGGTGACATCTTGAAGAAAGCCGGTGTCCCAATAGTTGAGCCAGTAGGAAGCGCCATCTACATCAACGCTGCTAGATGTTTACCCCACATTCCCACAGAGCAGTATCCGGCGTGGGCCCTACACTGTGCCCTGTACATAGAGGGCGGTATACGGTGCAACTATCTGGACGATGCCCTGAAGTTCGATGACAGCAACGAGCGAGAGAATCCTCAACCTCACCACTTCTTGAGAATATGTCTCCCACGACGAGCCTATACTTTGTCTCACATGCTTCATATAGGTGAGGTATTTGAAAAGTTGCTGGCAAAACGGGAACGCATATCTGGAATACGTATTGTACAGCGTTGTATAGGCATGTCTAAAATGTTATTGGAGCCTGTTAATGCATCTTTGATTGATATTAATTAA